The Mus musculus strain NOD/ShiLtJ chromosome 11 genomic contig, GRCm38.p6 alternate locus group NOD/ShiLtJ MMCHR11_CHORI29_IDD4_2Q genome has a segment encoding these proteins:
- the Srsf1 gene encoding serine/arginine-rich splicing factor 1 isoform 2 (isoform 2 is encoded by transcript variant 2), which translates to MSGGGVIRGPAGNNDCRIYVGNLPPDIRTKDIEDVFYKYGAIRDIDLKNRRGGPPFAFVEFEDPRDAEDAVYGRDGYDYDGYRLRVEFPRSGRGTGRGGGGGGGGGAPRGRYGPPSRRSENRVVVSGLPPSGSWQDLKDHMREAGDVCYADVYRDGTGVVEFVRKEDMTYAVRKLDNTKFRSHEVGYTLILFFGQNWIQFS; encoded by the exons ATGTCGGGAGGTGGTGTGATCCGTGGCCCGGCGGGGAACAACGACTGCCGCATCTACGTGGGTAACCTACCTCCGGATATCCGAACCAAGGACATCGAGGACGTGTTTTACAAATACGGCGCCATCCGCGACATCGACCTGAAGAACCGCCGCGGGGGACCGCCCTTCGCCTTCGTTGAGTTCGAGGACCCGCG AGACGCGGAAGATGCGGTGTACGGTCGCGACGGCTACGACTACGACGGCTACCGGCTGCGGGTAGAGTTTCCCCGAAGCGGCCGCGGGACCGGCCGAGGCGGCGGCGGGGGTGGAGGCGGCGGCGCCCCGAGAGGCCGCTATGGCCCGCCGTCCAGGCGGTCCGAGAACAGAGTGGTTGTCTCTG GACTGCCTCCGAGTGGAAGCTGGCAGGACTTAAAGGATCACATGCGTGAGGCAGGTGATGTATGTTACGCTGATGTTTACCGAGATGGCACTGGTGTCGTGGAGTTTGTACGGAAAGAAGATATGACGTATGCAGTTCGAAAACTGGATAACACTAAGTTTAGATCTCACGAGGTAGGTTATacacttattcttttttttggcCAGAATTGGATACAGTTTTCTTAA
- the Srsf1 gene encoding serine/arginine-rich splicing factor 1 isoform 1 (isoform 1 is encoded by transcript variant 1) — protein sequence MSGGGVIRGPAGNNDCRIYVGNLPPDIRTKDIEDVFYKYGAIRDIDLKNRRGGPPFAFVEFEDPRDAEDAVYGRDGYDYDGYRLRVEFPRSGRGTGRGGGGGGGGGAPRGRYGPPSRRSENRVVVSGLPPSGSWQDLKDHMREAGDVCYADVYRDGTGVVEFVRKEDMTYAVRKLDNTKFRSHEGETAYIRVKVDGPRSPSYGRSRSRSRSRSRSRSRSNSRSRSYSPRRSRGSPRYSPRHSRSRSRT from the exons ATGTCGGGAGGTGGTGTGATCCGTGGCCCGGCGGGGAACAACGACTGCCGCATCTACGTGGGTAACCTACCTCCGGATATCCGAACCAAGGACATCGAGGACGTGTTTTACAAATACGGCGCCATCCGCGACATCGACCTGAAGAACCGCCGCGGGGGACCGCCCTTCGCCTTCGTTGAGTTCGAGGACCCGCG AGACGCGGAAGATGCGGTGTACGGTCGCGACGGCTACGACTACGACGGCTACCGGCTGCGGGTAGAGTTTCCCCGAAGCGGCCGCGGGACCGGCCGAGGCGGCGGCGGGGGTGGAGGCGGCGGCGCCCCGAGAGGCCGCTATGGCCCGCCGTCCAGGCGGTCCGAGAACAGAGTGGTTGTCTCTG GACTGCCTCCGAGTGGAAGCTGGCAGGACTTAAAGGATCACATGCGTGAGGCAGGTGATGTATGTTACGCTGATGTTTACCGAGATGGCACTGGTGTCGTGGAGTTTGTACGGAAAGAAGATATGACGTATGCAGTTCGAAAACTGGATAACACTAAGTTTAGATCTCACGAG GGAGAAACTGCCTACATCCGGGTTAAAGTTGATGGGCCCAGAAGTCCAAGTTATGGAAGATCTCGATCTCGAAGCCGTAGTCGTAGCAGAAGCCGTAGCAGAAGCAACAGCAGGAGTCGCAGTTACTCCCCAAGGAGAAGCAGAGGATCACCACGCTATTCTCCCCGTCATAGCAGATCTCGCTCTCGTACATAA